The following proteins are co-located in the Frigidibacter mobilis genome:
- a CDS encoding Na+/H+ antiporter subunit C: protein MEIVVASSVAVLTAGGVYLILRLRTFPVILGLALLSYAVNIFLFASGRLATGLPPVLLRYGDASYTDPLPQALVLTAIVISFGMTAVLVIVALGAFLESGTDRIDIAPPKGDADPRESHR, encoded by the coding sequence ATGGAGATCGTGGTCGCAAGCTCGGTGGCGGTGCTGACGGCAGGGGGCGTCTACCTGATCCTGCGTCTGCGCACCTTCCCCGTTATCCTGGGACTTGCCCTCCTGTCATACGCAGTGAACATCTTCCTGTTCGCATCGGGACGGTTGGCAACCGGCCTGCCACCTGTCCTGTTGAGGTACGGTGACGCCAGCTACACCGATCCCCTGCCGCAGGCGCTGGTCCTGACCGCAATCGTCATCTCGTTCGGGATGACGGCAGTGCTGGTCATTGTCGCGCTTGGCGCATTCCTGGAATCCGGCACCGACCGGATCGACATCGCCCCGCCCAAGGGCGATGCCGATCCCCGGGAGAGCCACAGATGA
- a CDS encoding monovalent cation/H+ antiporter subunit D, which produces MNHWIIAPVILPALLAPLIAFIMRHDLTLARTTSLAGAVGIVAIAVGLTVASADGETQVYYLGNWPAPFGIVLVLDRLSALMVVLTSVLALIVLVHAVVTGWDARGRHFHALFQFQIMGICGAFLTGDIFNLFVFFEVLLIASYGLMIHGGGRERMQAGVQYIVMNLAGSTLFLFALGVLYASTGTLNIADLALRLREIPIEDASLVRVAAMLLMIVFALKAALFPLQFWLPGTYANAPAPVAALFAIMTKVGAYAIIRVHTLAFGPDIAATGPLAATWLFPGAIVTIVIGAFGVLGARALLPLIAFSVLGSMGTLMVAVASFTPEATLAALYYLVHSTFAGAALFLVADLLLSRRKDQTLIPLPATVQNGLFAGLFFAAAIGMAGMPPLSGFLGKLLILDALRDPGQMPWAWGAVLGGSLVTIVGFARAGSALFWKSTSIPVADPTGSDRGPATPVRAASALEIAPTLTALAVLAGLSVFAGPVASYLTQASEQVFDRDGYIGAVLGTAAEDQP; this is translated from the coding sequence ATGAACCACTGGATTATCGCGCCAGTGATCCTGCCGGCGCTGCTGGCGCCGCTGATCGCCTTCATAATGCGCCACGATCTGACGCTCGCACGCACTACGTCGCTGGCAGGGGCAGTGGGAATCGTCGCCATAGCGGTCGGGCTCACAGTGGCCTCGGCCGACGGCGAAACACAGGTCTACTACCTTGGCAACTGGCCGGCGCCCTTCGGCATCGTTCTGGTGCTCGACCGGCTCTCGGCTCTGATGGTGGTGCTGACGAGCGTTCTCGCCTTGATAGTGCTAGTTCACGCCGTCGTCACCGGCTGGGACGCCCGCGGTCGTCATTTCCATGCCCTGTTCCAGTTCCAGATCATGGGCATCTGCGGTGCGTTCCTGACCGGAGACATCTTCAACCTTTTCGTTTTCTTCGAGGTGCTCTTGATCGCCTCCTACGGCCTGATGATCCACGGCGGCGGGCGCGAACGCATGCAGGCGGGCGTGCAATACATCGTCATGAACCTTGCCGGATCCACCCTGTTCCTGTTCGCACTGGGCGTCCTCTACGCCAGCACCGGAACGCTGAACATCGCCGATCTCGCGCTCAGGCTGCGCGAGATCCCGATCGAGGACGCCTCGCTGGTCCGGGTCGCAGCGATGCTGCTGATGATCGTCTTCGCGCTCAAGGCGGCGCTGTTCCCGCTGCAGTTCTGGCTGCCGGGCACCTATGCCAACGCGCCCGCGCCGGTGGCCGCTTTGTTCGCCATCATGACCAAGGTCGGGGCCTATGCGATCATCCGGGTGCACACCCTGGCCTTCGGGCCGGATATCGCGGCGACAGGACCGCTTGCCGCGACATGGCTGTTCCCGGGCGCCATCGTCACCATCGTGATCGGGGCATTTGGAGTTCTGGGCGCGCGCGCGCTGCTGCCACTTATCGCCTTCTCGGTCCTGGGGTCGATGGGAACCTTGATGGTCGCCGTTGCAAGCTTCACCCCCGAGGCGACCCTGGCCGCCCTGTATTACCTTGTCCATTCGACCTTCGCAGGCGCCGCGCTGTTCCTCGTTGCCGACCTGCTGCTGTCGCGCCGCAAGGACCAGACGCTGATCCCGCTGCCGGCCACCGTGCAGAACGGGCTCTTCGCCGGGCTCTTCTTCGCTGCTGCAATCGGTATGGCGGGCATGCCCCCGCTCAGCGGCTTCCTTGGAAAATTGCTGATCCTCGACGCGCTGCGCGATCCCGGCCAGATGCCCTGGGCCTGGGGTGCGGTGCTTGGCGGCTCGCTGGTCACAATCGTCGGCTTTGCCCGCGCCGGCAGCGCGCTGTTCTGGAAATCGACCAGCATCCCGGTCGCGGACCCGACAGGATCTGATCGCGGGCCAGCCACGCCCGTTCGGGCCGCTTCGGCGCTCGAAATCGCGCCGACCCTGACCGCGCTGGCTGTGCTCGCAGGGCTGTCGGTCTTCGCCGGGCCGGTGGCTTCATATCTCACTCAGGCGTCCGAGCAGGTTTTTGACCGCGACGGCTATATCGGGGCCGTGCTTGGAACCGCGGCGGAGGACCAGCCATGA
- a CDS encoding Na+/H+ antiporter subunit E, protein MIARLVPHPILSATLTLVWLGLVNKVTLGNLLLGGVLGLAIPMLTAAYWPNRPKLRNPLVAARYIGIVLWDIVIANVQVAMIILFKRRDEIHSQWIVIPLDLTSPEAITWLAGTITLTPGTVSATLSADASSILVHCLHTDDPGDVRDTIKARYEAPLKEIFP, encoded by the coding sequence ATGATCGCACGTCTTGTTCCCCACCCGATCCTCAGCGCCACCCTGACCCTGGTCTGGCTCGGCCTCGTCAACAAGGTCACGCTGGGCAACCTTCTGCTCGGCGGCGTGCTTGGACTTGCCATTCCGATGCTGACGGCAGCCTACTGGCCAAACCGGCCCAAGCTGCGCAACCCCCTGGTCGCCGCTAGGTATATCGGGATAGTCCTGTGGGATATCGTCATCGCTAACGTCCAGGTCGCTATGATCATCCTGTTCAAGAGACGGGATGAGATCCACTCGCAATGGATCGTCATCCCGCTTGATCTGACATCGCCCGAGGCTATCACCTGGCTCGCTGGCACGATCACCCTGACACCCGGGACCGTTTCCGCGACACTGTCGGCCGATGCGAGCAGTATCCTGGTGCACTGCCTGCATACCGATGATCCGGGCGACGTGCGGGATACGATCAAGGCCCGCTACGAAGCCCCGCTGAAGGAGATATTCCCATGA
- a CDS encoding K+/H+ antiporter subunit F: protein MIAAALWFAFACFGLGLLMNAWRMVAGPNAADRILALDTMVINVIALFMVYGILRSTTIYYEAAMLVAMVGFVSTVAYCRFVLRGDIIE from the coding sequence ATGATCGCCGCTGCCCTCTGGTTCGCCTTCGCCTGCTTCGGGCTTGGCCTGCTGATGAACGCCTGGCGGATGGTGGCGGGCCCCAATGCTGCCGACCGGATCCTCGCGCTCGACACCATGGTGATCAACGTCATCGCGCTGTTCATGGTCTACGGCATCCTCCGCAGCACCACGATCTACTATGAGGCTGCAATGCTGGTCGCCATGGTTGGCTTCGTCTCGACGGTCGCCTACTGCCGCTTCGTGCTGCGCGGCGACATCATCGAATAG
- a CDS encoding Na+/H+ antiporter subunit G: MTVIAEILVSFFLVVGGVFGLVGSFGLLKLRTTMQRLHSPTKATTLGVGGVLLASMLYFLLVGGTLSFHELLITLFLFLTAPITAHFIAKTYMASNLRPTDLPETGRDLGWAIYDDAPESETDDRA, from the coding sequence ATGACTGTCATCGCCGAGATCCTTGTGTCCTTCTTTCTTGTCGTCGGCGGCGTCTTCGGGCTCGTGGGCTCGTTTGGGCTACTCAAGCTGCGCACGACAATGCAACGCCTGCATTCTCCCACCAAGGCGACGACACTCGGGGTGGGCGGTGTGCTGTTGGCTTCGATGCTCTATTTTCTTCTGGTCGGCGGCACGCTCTCGTTCCACGAACTCCTGATCACGCTCTTCCTTTTCCTGACGGCACCGATCACAGCGCATTTCATAGCCAAGACCTACATGGCCAGCAACCTAAGACCAACCGACCTGCCGGAGACAGGGCGGGACCTTGGCTGGGCCATCTACGATGACGCGCCGGAGTCGGAGACAGACGACAGGGCCTGA